The following coding sequences lie in one Acidobacteriota bacterium genomic window:
- a CDS encoding TPM domain-containing protein codes for MRSWPADVRRSSRFCSLLLGVIGLVGAFTAQAVTVQDIPDPRPDGWVVDLTGTLDPEHRLQIETSAQRVQSYGGELVAVLVKDLSGADPRTFATALGNRWNLNPRGALLLVATEARAAEIVLGYRVDGSRQVSISQRIMDRHMVPRFREGNYGAGLLAGARAVEQRILASEAPADAPRAASRAPEVPTRARPGEAPGNGFSPKELLRHPYAPALGGFLALGGLIFAYAWPRRPRSCERCEVRRVKLGEEEDDAHLSRPERMEENLGSVDYLLWACPRCGDILKVRLQRFFTRLKRCPECNYVTMSRVRTVLEHATTVSEGLAEVVEDCVHCDFHSVSHHRIPRVPEDDDDDNGWSSFSSSSSGGGSFSSGSGASGRW; via the coding sequence ATGCGTTCATGGCCGGCTGACGTCCGACGGTCGTCTCGATTCTGCAGCTTGCTCCTGGGGGTGATTGGGCTCGTTGGAGCTTTCACCGCCCAGGCCGTCACCGTGCAGGACATTCCGGATCCCCGCCCGGATGGTTGGGTGGTGGATTTGACGGGGACTCTCGATCCAGAGCACCGACTTCAGATCGAGACCTCGGCTCAGCGGGTCCAGAGCTACGGAGGCGAGCTGGTGGCGGTGCTGGTGAAGGATCTCTCCGGGGCCGATCCCCGCACCTTCGCTACCGCCTTGGGCAATCGCTGGAATCTCAACCCTCGCGGCGCTCTCTTGCTCGTCGCGACGGAGGCGCGGGCTGCCGAGATCGTCCTTGGGTATCGCGTGGACGGTTCCCGCCAGGTCTCCATCAGCCAGAGGATTATGGACCGCCACATGGTGCCGCGCTTCCGCGAGGGAAATTACGGTGCGGGCTTGCTGGCCGGTGCTCGGGCGGTAGAGCAGAGGATCTTGGCCTCGGAGGCTCCCGCTGATGCACCAAGGGCTGCGTCGCGGGCTCCGGAGGTTCCCACTCGAGCCCGTCCTGGGGAAGCTCCAGGCAACGGCTTCTCGCCCAAGGAGCTGCTGCGCCACCCCTATGCTCCTGCGCTTGGTGGCTTCTTGGCCCTTGGCGGGCTGATCTTCGCCTACGCCTGGCCCCGGCGCCCGCGCAGCTGCGAGCGGTGTGAGGTGCGCAGGGTCAAGCTCGGGGAGGAGGAAGACGACGCCCACCTCTCCCGCCCCGAGCGCATGGAAGAGAATCTCGGCAGCGTCGACTATCTTCTGTGGGCCTGCCCTCGCTGCGGGGACATCCTCAAAGTGCGCCTCCAGAGATTCTTTACCCGCCTCAAGCGGTGCCCGGAATGCAACTACGTGACCATGAGTCGCGTGCGCACCGTGCTGGAGCACGCGACCACCGTCAGCGAGGGGCTGGCGGAAGTGGTCGAGGATTGCGTCCACTGCGACTTCCACTCGGTCTCCCACCACCGGATACCCCGCGTGCCCGAGGATGACGACGACGATAACGGCTGGAGCAGCTTCAGCTCGTCGTCCTCCGGCGGTGGGAGCTTTTCTTCCGGATCCGGGGCGAGCGGTCGGTGGTGA